The DNA sequence GCTGACCCGCATCGCCCACGAGATCCTGGAACGCACCAAGGGCGGAAGCGACATCACCCTGCTGGGCATCCCCTCGCGGGGCGTCCCGCTGGCCCGCCGCCTGGCCGAGCGCCTGGAGCGCGTCGAGGGTGGGGCCGTCCCCTGCGGCTCGCTCGACATCACGATGTACCGCGACGATCTGCGGCTGGCGCCCGCCCGCGCGCTCGGGCGTACCGAGATCCCGCCCGAAGGGGTCGACGGGCGCCTCGTCGTCCTCGTCGACGACGTGCTGTTCTCCGGCCGCACGGTGCGCGCCGCGCTCGACGCCCTCAACGACATCGGCCGCCCCCGCGCGGTGCAGCTCGCCATCCTCGTCGACCGCGGCCACCGCGAGCTGCCCGTCCGGGCGGACTACGTGGGCAAGAACCTGCCCACCTCGCTGCGCGAGACCGTGACCGTGCAGCTGGCCGAGTCCGACGGCGCCGACGCCGTCCTGCTGGGCCCGGCCAAACCGCGCCCCGGCGAAGAGGAGGGCTGATGCGCCACCTGCTGTCCACCGGCGACCTCTCCCGCGACGAGGCGCTGCTGGTGCTCGACACCGCCGCCGAGCTTGCCCAGGTCAGCGGCCGCTCGGTGAAGAAGCTGCCCACGCTGCGCGGCCGCACCGTGGTCAACCTCTTCTACGAGGACTCCACCCGCACCCGCACCTCCTTCGAGCTCGCCGCCAAGCGGCTCTCGGCCGACGTGGTCAACTTCTCCGCCAAGGGCTCCAGCGTCTCCAAAGGCGAGAGCCTCAAGGACACCGCGCTGACACTGCAGGCCATGGGCGCCGACGGCGTGGTCGTGCGGCACAGCGCCTCCGGCGCGGCCCACCGCCTCGCCGAGTGGGTCGACGGCGCCGTGCTCAACGCGGGCGACGGCACCCACGAGCACCCCACCCAGGCGCTGCTGGACGTCTTCACCATGCGCGAGCGCCTGGGACGGCTCGACGGACTGCGCGTGGCCATCGTCGGCGACGTCCTGCACAGCCGCGTGGCCAGATCCAACGTGCTGCTGCTGCACACCCTGGGCGCCGAGGTCACCCTGGTCGCCCCGCCCACCCTGGTCCCGGTGTCGGTGCACACCTGGCCCTGCGCGGTCTCCTACGACCTCGACGCCG is a window from the Streptomonospora litoralis genome containing:
- a CDS encoding aspartate carbamoyltransferase catalytic subunit — protein: MRHLLSTGDLSRDEALLVLDTAAELAQVSGRSVKKLPTLRGRTVVNLFYEDSTRTRTSFELAAKRLSADVVNFSAKGSSVSKGESLKDTALTLQAMGADGVVVRHSASGAAHRLAEWVDGAVLNAGDGTHEHPTQALLDVFTMRERLGRLDGLRVAIVGDVLHSRVARSNVLLLHTLGAEVTLVAPPTLVPVSVHTWPCAVSYDLDAVLPKSDVVMLLRVQAERMHDAFFPTAREYSRRYGLDRERFARMQDDAIVMHPGPMVRGMEISAEVADSARTTVNEQVANGVSVRMAVLYLLLGGS
- the pyrR gene encoding bifunctional pyr operon transcriptional regulator/uracil phosphoribosyltransferase PyrR; its protein translation is MCAQSRAESDAGASPPDSAESAERVPVPARTVLDGPEIQRALTRIAHEILERTKGGSDITLLGIPSRGVPLARRLAERLERVEGGAVPCGSLDITMYRDDLRLAPARALGRTEIPPEGVDGRLVVLVDDVLFSGRTVRAALDALNDIGRPRAVQLAILVDRGHRELPVRADYVGKNLPTSLRETVTVQLAESDGADAVLLGPAKPRPGEEEG